The genomic segment CGCAATCGCCAAATAGAGACAGACCAAAAGGCAAAATAAGCATTTGTTCAAGCTGTAACCATTTTTGATAACTCTGGCCTACAAGACAAAAGCGGAGAAAACCcgcgcaagcccggggagaacatgcaaagtccacgcAGTGCGGACCGACCCGTGATGGAACCCCCGACCCCAATTTTTCCTGGAGAGTCTATGGAAGTTTGGTCGAGCGCACGCGTCCACAATGTGGGACTCACATCAAATCCCCGAAGTACGGCCAAGTGGAAGGACAGGAGCTGGAGGGGGATGACGCTGAGGATGCCCTGCAGACAGTCCACGGTGCGAGGCAGCTCGATGGTGCGATACGCATTCATGCTCACGTCCGTGTCGTCCTGACAACAGAGGATGATGGGCCGGCCCTGAACAACAAGAGTCGCCAGCACACATCATTAAGACCACGACCCCGACGAGGAGACCAGACCACGACCCCGACGAGGAGACCAGACCACGGCCACACAGGGCTTCCCGGACTCACCGAGCGAGCGGTGACTTGTTGCAGGGCGTTTTGACACTTTGTGTAGCAGGCGTCTTTCATGACGATCATGATGACCGGCATGTGTTTGTCGATGAGAGCCAGAGGGCCGTGCTTCAACTCGCCTGCCAGGATGCCCTCCGAGTGCATGTAAGTGATTTCTTTGATTTTCTGGCACAAAGTTGTAAACAGAGCAAAATGGGATGGATTTCTACTTCGTCGTGCCGATCCGGCCACATCTATTCATTTCTGCGGTCCTAGCTACCAATCGGAGGTACGTATTTCATGCCAATGCTGGGTTAGTGAGCGCGACTTACCAGCGCCCCCTCCAGGCATGTGGCGTAATTGAAACCGCGGCCCATGACCAGAAGAGACCTCTGCTGGTAGAGCTCCTCTGCAATGAGTTTGATCTTCTCATCCATGGACAAAACCTTTCGGATCTGATCTAGGACACACAATGTGGGAGGACTTTGacaagtttgaaggagaaaATGGACAGCTGGCCATGATTACAAACAGTGACCTTCATCTTACGGTGAACGGGATTCCGCCCCATCTCAAATTCTGCCCCTCATTTAGCGTACGTAGCGTATTTACGTGCTGCCCCGTCACAAGTACACCAAATGAAATCTTTCACTTGACTTTCCACTTTGGAGTTATTCAAAATGctcctaataataataataataataatggtgctGGTGTGTCACCAGTTCCCAGGGGGGGGAGGTCCCTTTTTACTTGATTCTCACAGTTTGTACTTGGCCGGACGGTGGCTTTGGTTTGGCCTTCCAgatggaaatgaaatgaaaggaaTGGTTGCGCAGCATTTCTGGGAAGGGCCCTCTCCGACGCAACGTACCCCCGTATCGTATCGTTGAGTCACCGTGAGAAGACAGAGGCACAATTTCATCACTTTTTCCCAAATGGGCGAAAGACAAAGAGAGTCGCAGCTATTTAATGCTGGTGTTGCAATCAAAGGGTCGCCGCACACAGCCGCACAGTGCTTTTATGACCAGCCGTCACTTATGGTCGGTCAGAGGAGTGACCAATGGGAAATATCCCTTTATCTTTTCGGGACTGTATCGGGCGGGCGGGCGCGTCGCATCGTCTTATGTCCTTTGGTGCGTGTCAAGTCCAATTGGTGCGCATAGAAGCCGTACCCGGGATTcagtcattgtttttgttttgttttttgtgtggtgGCGGTGTTACCAGGTAGTTCTTGGAGGCTGTTAATGATCTCCAGTCTTCTGCTTTGTAAGGAGAGCCTGTCTTCGCTCATCATGAGACCAAACATGGAGAGCGCCACAAACTGACTGGTGTACGCCTGGAAGACAACAAATGACGTGACGACATCATCGGGAGCGGGTCCGGGGAAGACGGATCGGCGCTCGGGCGGCTTCACCTTGGTGCTGGCCACTCCAATCTCGGGTCCGGCGTTGACGTGGACTCCGCAGTCGGTCTCTCTGCAAATGGAGCTTCCCACCGTGTTGGTGATGCCCACCGTTAAAGCGCCCCTCTCCTTACAGTAGCGCAAAGCCATCAAGGTGTCTGCCGTCTCTCCTGAAAGTCAGTCGAAACAATTTAGACGTGTCTTTGCGACAAGTGGCTGACAGGGGTGCTCAAAGCGCCCGGCCCGAGAGATGTACTTTTCCAGGAGCTGACCTCTCGCCAccgccatttctttttttacctcCCTCGGGCAGAGGATAGAGCTCAGCCAGCAGTTATGTGTGCTGACCTACTCGAGTCAAAATGAGCTCTCCATCCATATATTTGACGTGAACTACAGTAAGGATTGGGGACAACTGCCGTGTTGACGGAAGTTGCATAACCCGATTTGTGGTGGGGGGGAGAGCTAGCGTCCGGGTTAGAAGAGTCCCAGATCAATGCATGGCCTAATGAGCAACTCTCTTAGCCGGTTCATTTCGGGCGAGGCTTAGGCGGCGGACATGATGAGCACCCCCGGCCCAACCTCGTCGGTGTGGTGTTGTCACCCGACTGGCTGATGAAGAAGCAGACGTCATCTCTGAAAACAGGTGTGTTCCGGTCCAGGAAGTCACTGGCCAGTTCCACCATGACGGGGAGCTCGGTTAATTCCTCCAGGACCTGTCTGGTCTGAAAGGGTGGGAAGAGAAGGCCCTCTGAGTATGCCGTGGTACCGGAAGAAACAATGTCGGACCGTGCCCCAGCTGAACGTACGGCCACGGCGGCGTGGAAACTGGTGCCGCAGCCAATCAGGATCAGACGCCTGCAGCGCTTGATTTCTTTCAGGTGCTCCTTCAATCCTCCCAGAACCACTAAAAAGAAGAAGAGTCAAAGGAGAAAGGCCGCGTCGATGGCAAAGCGGCCCACACGGCCCACGCGGCCCACGCGGGCCGCTTTGCCATCGACGGGTGGCATTTAGTCCCAGATAAGGGTTACCAACCGGTCTTGGAGTCAAAACAAATGCGGCCTCGCATGGTGTTGACCACCGACTCTGGCTGCTCAAAGATCTCTTTCTGCATGTAAGAATCAAAATTTCCTGCAAATGGTAGAGAATGACATGAATAGGTCAGGCGTAGCATGTGGTATTAGGGGCGGGAGGCAGCCTGCGACCACGCCGTGGGATTTACGTCACCAGGCCGACGGCGACCATTAGCTCGTGCGAGCGTCTGAAATCCAtgttattttattcataaaatggcaaaatagaAGGAATAAAACTTTTTGTTTTCCCAATTCGATATCCtgcttttggtgtgttttttttccccccagaggtttggaaccaattcatttctctcgagttcatttcaatgggaaacgttggcCGTAGTGAGGAGAAGCTCCACATACCAGCTGGCTCCCGGAAGCAATGAAGAGGCTAACTCCAGGTAGCACCCACCGTATGTGGAATATCTGTGCAAGGTTTGTTGACTTTCAAATGTCTGACCTTTCATTATTTGCTGCAGTTCCATTTTAAGTGTTTGGATGGCCCGCACGGGATCCTCGCCGGCCTGCCGGTTCATTCTGTGGATAGAAAGTTTGCCTCCTCTCACCACGGCGATGTCGTCGTCTTCCAGGTACAACACTTTGTTGGTATGTTCGATAAT from the Stigmatopora nigra isolate UIUO_SnigA chromosome 14, RoL_Snig_1.1, whole genome shotgun sequence genome contains:
- the gfpt2 gene encoding glutamine--fructose-6-phosphate aminotransferase [isomerizing] 2 isoform X2; its protein translation is MCGIFAYLNHRVPRTKKEIFEILVKGLQRLEYRGYDSAGIAVDGKSKDGSDVDGQSICLIKKMGKVKALEEELHKKDNLDLEEELSMHLGLAHTRWATHGEPSALNSHPHRSDTNNEFVVVHNGIITNYKELRAYLVTKGYTFESETDTEVIPKLIKYVYDNREDDVVSFSTLVERVIKQLEGAFALVFKSRHFPAEAVVARRGSPLLIGVRSEHELSTKHIPVQYKGALQKDDVQEMNNHNRPGGTVNSVGDGRAVEYYFASDASAIIEHTNKVLYLEDDDIAVVRGGKLSIHRMNRQAGEDPVRAIQTLKMELQQIMKGNFDSYMQKEIFEQPESVVNTMRGRICFDSKTVVLGGLKEHLKEIKRCRRLILIGCGTSFHAAVATRQVLEELTELPVMVELASDFLDRNTPVFRDDVCFFISQSGETADTLMALRYCKERGALTVGITNTVGSSICRETDCGVHVNAGPEIGVASTKAYTSQFVALSMFGLMMSEDRLSLQSRRLEIINSLQELPDQIRKVLSMDEKIKLIAEELYQQRSLLVMGRGFNYATCLEGALKIKEITYMHSEGILAGELKHGPLALIDKHMPVIMIVMKDACYTKCQNALQQVTARSGRPIILCCQDDTDVSMNAYRTIELPRTVDCLQGILSVIPLQLLSFHLAVLRGFDVDCPRNLAKSVTVE
- the gfpt2 gene encoding glutamine--fructose-6-phosphate aminotransferase [isomerizing] 2 isoform X1 — its product is MPLNGSVSIDRSIDIPTISAMCGIFAYLNHRVPRTKKEIFEILVKGLQRLEYRGYDSAGIAVDGKSKDGSDVDGQSICLIKKMGKVKALEEELHKKDNLDLEEELSMHLGLAHTRWATHGEPSALNSHPHRSDTNNEFVVVHNGIITNYKELRAYLVTKGYTFESETDTEVIPKLIKYVYDNREDDVVSFSTLVERVIKQLEGAFALVFKSRHFPAEAVVARRGSPLLIGVRSEHELSTKHIPVQYKGALQKDDVQEMNNHNRPGGTVNSVGDGRAVEYYFASDASAIIEHTNKVLYLEDDDIAVVRGGKLSIHRMNRQAGEDPVRAIQTLKMELQQIMKGNFDSYMQKEIFEQPESVVNTMRGRICFDSKTVVLGGLKEHLKEIKRCRRLILIGCGTSFHAAVATRQVLEELTELPVMVELASDFLDRNTPVFRDDVCFFISQSGETADTLMALRYCKERGALTVGITNTVGSSICRETDCGVHVNAGPEIGVASTKAYTSQFVALSMFGLMMSEDRLSLQSRRLEIINSLQELPDQIRKVLSMDEKIKLIAEELYQQRSLLVMGRGFNYATCLEGALKIKEITYMHSEGILAGELKHGPLALIDKHMPVIMIVMKDACYTKCQNALQQVTARSGRPIILCCQDDTDVSMNAYRTIELPRTVDCLQGILSVIPLQLLSFHLAVLRGFDVDCPRNLAKSVTVE